From Ascochyta rabiei chromosome 12, complete sequence, the proteins below share one genomic window:
- a CDS encoding U3 snoRNP protein, giving the protein MAPSNSSPDTSISSRTLSIGSAQPTAMELNSTSPSTSLLASPVAFLQPTVQLNAAFLAAAKRYLDPVAAGVSELQKQRQQEERKKRKRGEGYDGDMRVLHLKKVHLDGFGVNQVFEQTRKIVEAATEEIELSLPDSDDDVVAVGGEDGEEEPSDPEGQYHTDSDMGEEGVDYEVDGVDDDEDAVPSDEEPADGEDLEMEHGEEGIFSDEEGSDEEPAAEYQPDPNGLNDGFFSIDDFNKQSEFLEQQDARGEAADSEDEEVDWTTDPMAAGAGNAGLGGDESGDESDEGGPTFGNVDINAPEGDSDDDEDFDEGDLDGMDDGMNANNVMYADFFAPPAQKAGKNKKKRGRPNPHNFPAKTAADEEQEENAEMENAMARVHRDLFEDDDEAESEAALSDVDPSDPKSRKSTHERRQAKLREEIRKLEAANVAKRQWQLSGEARAMDRPLNSLLEENLEFERAGKPVHVVTAELSEDIEALIKRRILAGEFDEVHRRRPDDLATGPVRRGRVELDDTKAKQGLAEMYEEEHLRANDPNFVDARDEKLKKEHNEISALWKSLSAKLDSLSSSHFKPKPAAPNLEIRVDAPAIEMEDARPTAGSDVAGASMLAPQEVYKPGDEENKAEIVTKSGMPLSREELSREEKASRRRRDKERSKKAGLNKPKATKEEKGKKAGRGEKKQLVSDLKKGGVQVIGRKGVITDVEGKDVKEAAKRGAGSFKL; this is encoded by the coding sequence ATGGCGCCTTCGAATTCATCGCCTGACACCTCGATATCGTCGCGCACACTTTCGATTGGCTCCGCGCAGCCCACCGCCATGGAGCTCAACTCGACCAGCCCTTCTACGAGCCTGCTAGCCAGCCCCGTCGCGTTCCTCCAGCCTACCGTGCAGCTGAATGCCGCCTTCCTTGCTGCTGCGAAACGATACTTAGATCCTGTCGCTGCCGGCGTGAGCGAGTTGCAAAAACAACGCCAGCAAGAGGAGCGCAAGAAGAGGAAGCGAGGAGAGGGGTACGACGGGGACATGCGGGTGCTGCACTTGAAGAAGGTGCACCTCGACGGCTTTGGCGTAAACCAAGTCTTCGAACAAACCCGCAAAATCGTCGAGGCTGCGACTGAGGAAATCGAGCTTTCTCTGCCAGACTCAGACGATGACGTCGTGGCAGTGGGCGGCGAGGACGGCGAAGAAGAGCCGTCGGACCCGGAAGGGCAATACCACACTGATTCGGACATGGGCGAAGAGGGAGTGGACTACGAGGTCGATGGCgtagacgacgacgaggatgcTGTGCCCTCAGACGAAGAGCCAGCTGACGGGGAAGATCTCGAGATGGAACATGGAGAGGAGGGAATCTTTTCTGACGAGGAAGGGTCGGATGAAGAGCCTGCCGCAGAATACCAGCCAGATCCGAACGGTCTCAACGATGGCTTTTTCTCCATTGACGACTTCAACAAGCAGTCTGAGTTCTTGGAGCAACAAGACGCACGCGGTGAAGCTGCTGAcagcgaggacgaggaggtCGACTGGACAACGGACCCTATGGCAGCAGGTGCTGGCAATGCTGGGCTTGGTGGCGACGAGTCGGGAGACGAATCAGACGAGGGCGGCCCAACGTTTGGCAATGTGGACATTAATGCGCCTGAGGGTGACAGCGACGATGATGAGGACTTCGACGAAGGCGATCTTGATGGCATGGACGATGGCATGAACGCTAACAATGTCATGTACGCTGACTTCTTCGCACCTCCTGCGCAGAAAGCCGGCAAAAACAAGAAGAAGCGAGGGCGCCCGAATCCACACAACTTTCCTGCAAAGACAGCGGCCGATGAGGAGCAAGAAGAGAACGCAGAGATGGAAAACGCCATGGCGAGAGTGCACCGCGATCTGTTCGAGGACGATGACGAGGCTGAAAGCGAAGCCGCCCTTTCAGATGTTGACCCCTCAGATCCCAAATCGAGAAAATCGACACACGAACGGAGACAAGCAAAGCTGCGAGAGGAGATCCGCAAGCTGGAAGCCGCCAACGTAGCAAAGCGACAATGGCAGCTGTCCGGCGAAGCCCGTGCCATGGATCGTCCCCTCAATTCGCTCCTCGAGGAGAACCTCGAGTTCGAACGCGCCGGCAAGCCTGTGCACGTCGTCACAGCCGAGCTCTCCGAGGATATCGAAGCCTTGATCAAGCGCCGCATTCTCGCTGGCGAATTCGACGAGGttcaccgccgccgccctgaCGACCTAGCTACTGGCCCTGTTCGCCGTGGCAGAGTCGAGCTCGACGACACAAAAGCCAAGCAAGGTCTTGCTGAGATGTATGAAGAGGAGCACCTTCGCGCCAACGATCCGAACTTCGTTGATGCGCGCGACGAGAAACTGAAGAAAGAGCATAATGAAATTTCTGCTCTATGGAAGTCGCTCAGCGCAAAACTCGACAGCTTGAGCTCCAGTCACTTTAAGCCCAAGCCTGCCGCACCCAACCTAGAGATCCGCGTCGACGCGCCTGCAATCGAGATGGAAGATGCGCGCCCCACAGCCGGCAGCGACGTCGCCGGTGCATCGATGCTCGCACCGCAAGAGGTCTACAAGCCCGGCGACGAAGAAAACAAGGCCGAGATCGTCACTAAGAGCGGGATGCCACTGTCAAGAGAAGAACTTTCGAGAGAAGAAAAGGCGAGCAGGAGAAGGAGGGACAAAGAGAGGAGCAAGAAGGCTGGCCTCAACAAGCCTAAGGCGACGAAGGAGGAAAAGGGTAAGAAGGCAGGGAGGGGAGAGAAGAAGCAGCTTGTCAGTGATTTAAAGAAGGGTGGTGTGCAAGTCATTGGGCGGAAGGGTGTGATTACGGACGTGGAAGGCAAGGATGTCAAGGAGGCAGCTAAGAGGGGCGCTGGAAgctttaagctctag